One genomic region from Rosa rugosa chromosome 1, drRosRugo1.1, whole genome shotgun sequence encodes:
- the LOC133709752 gene encoding uncharacterized protein LOC133709752, whose translation MAAASSSAPPPNRDGSSSSPEDDAVLSATRAFAQDALLQFQSGKFDQCLTALHECLKRKAGDPKIFHNIGLAEFYRDGCSDPKRLLEVLNDVKKRSEELARASAEQAESASNSGDKSSSGSKASSTMAHPFSALYMDEFDTYVATLNIAIIWFHLHEYAKALSVVEPLFQNRGPIDEKTALNICLLLLDVGLACHDAKKSADVLIYLERAFGVSCMNQGDNGSTVLQQPPNTVAKSSFPPSSSVTDATNLDSDGNTNALDSEETGEFDNAVFDMDVAQPTGLLSSNDLSRNPVDISVSSVYLKLKTQLYKVRFLLLTRNLKQAKREVKHAVNIARGRDLSMALLLKSQLEYARGNYRKAIKLLMASSNRTDTRISSMINNNLGCIYYQLGKYHTSSVFFSNALLNCSSLRKDRPLNLSTFSLDNSLLIVYNCGMQYLACGKPLLAARCFQKAGLIFYNRPLLWLRLAECCLMALEKGLVKNSPAASEVRVYVIGKGKWRQLVMQDGVVKNGNSEKGDLFLGSDQQPKLSMSLARQCLSNALYLLNHSESSYCKNSLPSNFFLDDNELGEVASSKNSNHKNLHNIDSEASVLSVGLGQVSANGDAKEQKGGTTQELVQNSLSSYEEIRKKENLLLKQALLANQAYVELELENPLKALSISKSLLEIPECSRIYIFLGHVYAAEALCLLNRPKDAAEHLLTYLSGANNVELPFTEEDFEQLKGVRTVDYEEVNGGSATAKPSASEDGLSFVFIKPEEALGAMYVNFAALYAMQGELDRAHQFVAQALSIVPNNLQASLTAVYVDLKLGKSQEALAKLKRCSRITFLPSGLTLNKAS comes from the exons ATGGCCGCCGCCTCCTCATCAGCGCCTCCACCGAACCGCGACGGCTCTTCCTCATCGCCTGAGGACGACGCCGTTTTGTCCGCCACCAGGGCTTTTGCGCAGGACGCCTTGCTGCAATTCCAGTCAGGGAAGTTCGATCAGTGCCTCACCGCCTTGCACGAGTGCCTCAAGAGGAAGGCCGGCGATCCCAAA ATATTTCATAATATTGGACTTGCGGAATTCTATAGAGATGGTTGTTCAGATCCTAAGAGGTTGCTTGAAGTACTCAATGACGTCAAG AAGCGAAGTGAAGAGCTTGCTCGAGCATCTGCGGAACAAGCGGAATCTGCAAGCAATAGTGGAGATAAATCATCTTCAGGTTCCAAAGCAAGTAGTACAATGGCACATCCATTTTCTGCTCTCTACATGGATGAATTTGACACTTATGTAGCAACCTTAAACATT GCGATTATCTGGTTCCATCTTCATGAATATGCAAAGGCGTTGTCTGTTGTTGAACCACTGTTTCAAAATAGAGGACCTATAGATGAG AAAACTGCTCTTAATATTTGCCTTCTGTTGCTGGATGTGGGGCTAGCTTGCCATGATGCAAAGAAATCTGCT GATGTTTTAATATATCTGGAGagagcttttggtgttagttgTATGAATCAGGGAGACAATGGAAGCACTGTGTTGCAACAACCTCCAAACACAGTTGCTAAGTCTTCATTTCCTCCTAGTTCATCAGTCACAGATGCTACTAATTTGGACTCAGATGGTAATACAAATGCCTTGGATTCTGAGGAGACAGGCGAGTTTGATAATGCTGTTTTCGACATGGATGTAGCACAGCCAACCGGTCTCTTATCTTCCAATGATCTTTCGAGGAACCCAGTTGACATATCTGTCTCTTCTGTTTATCTCAAGCTCAAGACGCAACTTTACAAGGTTCGATTTCTACTTCTCACTCGGAACTTAAAGCAAGCTAAGCGAGAAGTGAAGCATGCTGTGAACATCGCACGTGGCAGAGACTTATCTATGGCTCTTCTCTTGAAGTCCCAGCTTGAATATGCTCGTGGTAATTATCGTAAAGCAATCAAGCTGTTGATGGCATCTAGCAACCGAACAGATACAAGGATCTCGAGCATGATCAACAATAATCTAGGATGCATCTATTATCAGCTTGGGAAATATCACACATCATCCGTATTCTTCTCCAATGCATTGCTTAATTGTTCATCTCTTCGGAAGGACAGGCCTCTGAATCTGTCAACTTTTTCCCTGGATAATTCCCTCCTGATAGTATACAACTGTGGTATGCAGTACTTGGCTTGTGGAAAACCATTACTTGCTGCTCGCTGTTTCCAAAAGGCTGGTTTAATTTTCTACAATCGACCTCTGTTGTGGCTTCGGCTTGCTGAATGCTGTCTGATGGCTTTAGAGAAGGGACTAGTCAAAAACAGTCCAGCTGCATCAGAAGTCAGAGTTTATGTTATTGGCAAGGGTAAGTGGAGGCAACTTGTCATGCAGGATGGGGTTGTTAAGAATGGGAACTCTGAAAAAGGTGATTTATTTTTGGGTAGTGATCAGCAGCCCAAGCTCTCAATGTCCCTTGCCCGGCAGTGTCTCTCTAATGCCTTGTACTTACTAAACCATTCCGAATCAAGCTATTGTAAGAATTCTTTGCCATCTAATTTCTTCTTGGACGATAATGAGTTAGGTGAAGTGGCATCGTCCAAGAATTCCAACCACAAGAACTTGCACAACATTGATTCCGAGGCTTCTGTGCTGTCTGTAGGCTTGGGTCAGGTTAGTGCAAATGGGGATGCAAAAGAGCAGAAGGGAGGAACTACTCAGGAGCTTGTGCAAAACTCCCTTTCCTCCTATGAAGAGATTCGTAAAAAGGAAAATCTGTTGCTCAAGCAAGCTCTTCTTGCTAATCAGGCATATGTGGAGTTGGAATTGGAAAATCCTCTGAAAGCCTTGTCAATTTCGAAGTCTCTCTTGGAAATTCCGGAATGTTCTAGAATTTACATATTTCTAGGTCATGTGTATGCGGCAGAGGCTCTTTGCTTGCTAAACAGGCCAAAGGATGCTGCTGAGCATTTGTTGACATATTTGTCTGGAGCTAATAATGTTGAATTGCCATTCACAGAAGAGGACTTTGAGCAATTGAAGGGGGTCAGGACTGTTGATTATGAAGAGGTGAATGGAGGGTCAGCGACTGCAAAACCTTCGGCCTCAGAAGACGGGTTAAGCTTTGTGTTCATCAAGCCAGAAGAGGCACTTGGAGCGATGTACGTAAATTTTGCTGCCTTGTACGCCATGCAGGGTGAACTTGATCGGGCTCACCAGTTTGTTGCACAGGCATTGTCCATAGTACCCAACAATCTACAAGCTTCTTTGACTGCAGTTTATGTGGACCTCAAGCTTGGTAAGTCTCAAGAAGCCCTTGCCAAGTTGAAACGGTGTAGTCGAATTACATTCCTTCCTAGCGGATTAACATTGAATAAAGCTTCTTGA